Proteins co-encoded in one Cyprinus carpio isolate SPL01 chromosome B5, ASM1834038v1, whole genome shotgun sequence genomic window:
- the tmie gene encoding transmembrane inner ear expressed protein isoform X2: MRRGRRREKMAMEGPRYQPPTLVPLLMSVTAVLISHHVFNAAAQIPDPELLPTDPPKKPDPVTSETVVFWGLRLWQVVGIFSMFILAIIITLCCIFKCRIPRTKKEIEARNVQRQAAKTYANTLETVPPLNELTEVPGALEEVSALQTVSDQVQARGSGQLPVVREEDEPASPVT; this comes from the exons ATGAGACGtgggagaagaagagagaaaatggCGATGGAGGGGCCTAGGTATCAACCGCCTACCCTCGTCCCATTGCTGATGAGCGTGACAGCTGTGTTGATCTCACACCACGTCTTCAACGCCGCTGCACAGATACCAGACCCCGAG CTTCTGCCAACAGATCCTCCAAAAAAGCCAGATCCAGTCACTTCAGAAACGGTGGTGTTTTGGGGCCTTCGATTATGGCAGGTTGTAGGCATTTTCTCCATGTTCATCCTAGCAATTA TAATAACACTGTGCTGCATCTTCAAATGTCGAATTCCACGAACGAAAAAAGAGATAGAGGCTCGGAACGTACAAAGACAAGCAGCAAAAACGTATGCCAACACACTGGAGACGGTGCCCCCCCTCAACGAACTCACAGAGGTGCCGGGAG CTCTTGAGGAAGTGTCAGCTCTGCAGACAGTCTCTGATCAGGTACAGGCTCGTGGTAGTGGACAACTTCCTGTGGTCAGGGAAGAAGATGAACCTGCCAGTCCAGTCACTTAG